A region from the Canis lupus baileyi chromosome 27, mCanLup2.hap1, whole genome shotgun sequence genome encodes:
- the YWHAH gene encoding 14-3-3 protein eta, translating to MGDREQLLQRARLAEQAERYDDMASAMKAVTELNEPLSNEDRNLLSVAYKNVVGARRSSWRVISSIEQKTMADGNEKKLEKVKAYREKIEKELETVCNDVLALLDKFLIKNCNDFQYESKVFYLKMKGDYYRYLAEVASGEKKNSVVEASEAAYKEAFEISKEHMQPTHPIRLGLALNFSVFYYEIQNAPEQACLLAKQAFDDAIAELDTLNEDSYKDSTLIMQLLRDNLTLWTSDQQDEEAGEGN from the exons ATGGGCGACCGAGAGCAGCTGCTGCAGCGGGCGCGGCTGGCCGAGCAGGCGGAGCGCTACGACGACATGGCCTCCGCCATGAAGGCG GTGACAGAGCTCAATGAACCTCTTTCCAATGAAGATCGAAACCTCCTCTCTGTGGCCTACAAGAATGTGGTTGGTGCCAGGCGATCTTCCTGGAGGGTCATCAGCAGCATTGAGCAGAAAACCATGGCTGATGGAAACgaaaagaaattggagaaagtTAAAGCTTACCGGGAGAAGATTGAGAAGGAGCTGGAAACAGTGTGCAATGATGTCCTGGCTCTGCTTGACAAGTTCCTCATCAAGAACTGCAATGATTTCCAGTATGAGAGCAAGgtattttatctgaaaatgaaAGGCGATTACTACCGCTACTTGGCAGAGGTAGCTTCCGGGGAGAAGAAAAACAGTGTGGTCGAAGCTTCTGAGGCTGCCTACAAAGAAGCCTTTGAAATCAGCAAAGAGCACATGCAGCCAACGCACCCCATCCGGCTGGGTCTGGCCCTCAATTTCTCCGTGTTCTACTATGAGATCCAGAATGCACCCGAGCAGGCCTGCCTCTTAGCCAAACAAGCCTTCGATGATGCCATAGCTGAGCTGGACACACTAAACGAAGATTCCTATAAGGACTCCACGCTCATCATGCAGTTGCTGCGAGACAACCTCACCCTCTGGACGAGCGACCAGCAGGATGAAGAAGCAGGAGAAGGCAACTGA